The Vanessa tameamea isolate UH-Manoa-2023 chromosome 20, ilVanTame1 primary haplotype, whole genome shotgun sequence nucleotide sequence TGTTTTTTTAGCTCTTGGAGGTtgtcaaaagtgtttttatgtactttaattttttacttgcGTGAATTATTGTATACTCTTTGGGCATATCCAatatccatagacattggtcaataaaaaatatgacagcTTAAACCATAGAGAATGGAATCATTGCGTTAATGTCTAAACCACCATAACCAATAATGCAcatacgaaataattaaaataaattcaataaaatggttctaaatctaaaataaattttcgaaaTCATCTTCAATATATAAGTAGGTAAGTATTTGAAAGACGTTTAAATTAATTCCGATAAGTGTTCATCAAATTTTATGAACTTCATGTACAATCCGTAatctacattaataaaattgaagaaaacatacaattaacatttctatatagtaaataaagtaGCTTCACGCCTTTTAAACTACGTAACGGATTTCAATGCGGCTATTATCAATAAAGGAAGaatttatatgcataatacatgcatattagaGTCCAGAAAATTCGCGAATTTCAACTTAGCTAGTCGGAAAAAACCTTTACCTGATGGGTAAGTGGTCAATTCAGGCCATAGACATTCGCactaaaaatattacctatatatatattaatgcgcctaaaaccttgggaactatgagtccttccaaaccggaacatagcaaccaagtattactgtttagcgaTGGAATGGAATACAAGATGGTGGTACCCAGATCTATAAAACGTCTACTTAACTAGTAGGTACAGCTGTACAAAAgacagtatttaatttaaattagttaataatattgtaatatattatgaatccTTCGATTAGCTCAAGTATGGACAGCGGAAGTTCCGGCCGGCAGTCGCGCCTGTTGGGAAGGTTGCTCGGTAAACTACGCGGCGAGCATCGATACTCGACTCTCGATAAAAACTTCTCATTTACATCAACtgggtaattaatatttttgggtatcatttatttatctagtaattaaattattttgcattcCATACCAATGCTCCGAATTTTTGTTTAGCTCAcaacaaatactttaatattatgagaaatttaaaaattaattaaataattcttgtattaaataaatacttgtaattagtatttaaaacaatatttttcgattttataGCATGAGTGAAAGTATAGGTTGTGGGAGCAATGAAGACAATGATACTGCACAACAAGCCGACGTATCCAGCGGTACCATTGACGATGCACAGTTTGCCGCCAATATTGACCTCAGGTTTGTTAATTTATCTGTGGGGCTATTAAGGTTCTAGCACAGCAACTGttgctgtcaaatatttgttgcggatcgatatcaaattaaatcaaaaaaactatgaatcagtattatggacctatgcagtacattaacagcctgtagatttcccaagctcctctccctttgaggagaaggtttggagcatattctaccacgttgctccaatgcgggttggtggaatgcagtagcataatactccataatactggtttatcgactgcaacatttatcaatccgcaacaaatatttgatagcaacagtgcTATGCTATAACCGTAATATCCCCACTACAACCTCCATATTAATAGTATTGTTACTTGGACAGCATGCAATGATAACAGCGTGTAAACGCCACACTGCTAGACAAAGATATCTCtagatattagtatatatatatatatatatatatatatagtatataagacATAGTTGCCTTTTTTCAGACGCTCGCATGAACACACTAGTGAAATtcgtgaaaatttaaaatacaatttctttactcgttaaaaaatacaaaaacagcgacataattttattaacgtaattatacatacatatatgtatttaacacGAATAATACTTCAAGGTATGGCGGCCAGTATTTGACTCCAGAACAATTGCCTGAATTTTGCAACCAGCTTCACCATTTGGTTGAAGTTATTAGAAACATACAATCGTATGCTAAAGTCACCGACGAGTatccaaggttggtagtgctTTTTTCATGTAAACCAACtaatatacaaatttcatttaacagTAAGTCTATTGACTTAGCAGTCATTTTAGTAAGTAACATtactagattattttatataatttttccgAAACAAGCAACACAACGATTgcttaaaaaatgattgacatattttttaagttttgggAGTGCAAATCGTTAAGGCACTGTTAATTGTTGGTTTCCTTAGCGAACTCGAGCGTCGTTTAGAGTGTGAAGCTCGCGAAGTGGTTGCGCTCGCTCGTGAAGTGCGCAACGCTCGAGATTCGGCGTCGCGGACGCGCTTGCAGCGACGCGCGTTGCGTTCTCAGCGCGCACAGATGATTGCTCATCTCGCTAAGCTGAGGGAGGCTGGTAAAGACAGtgtgttattttatagttattatgttttttataaactatgcaaatttgattaatgtttataaCGTTGTTTCTGTTTATTACAGTACGAAGttacgttaaattaataattatatcgctCTTACTGATTTTGACACGGCGGCTATTCTCAACAGCACACTATTCCTCCACTCTTAGAGTCTGCGGGAACGACAAATTTGACCCGaccgaaaatatttcaaatgcatAACCAACGGCAGTACGTGCTTTCCGAACTTTATATTGGTATATTGACAATTCGAGTGGCAAACCGTATATCAAGCCGATTAAAAGATTGGATTTTTCTACCGAAAAATTCTTAGTAAGAGTCTGGGGTTTGGAAGTTGGAattgtgtacactcccgtgcctcgggaAGCACGTAAGGTCTGAActatttccggtcgtgtcggatttgccgtcccatcggataatGAGAGTGATTCAGTGAATAGTGTTATCCTGTGTCtgtgcacacacttgtacactataatatgtcctgcgtagttggctggacGCCGTGGCataatcggtcaggacgacatcattggtatattaaaatatattagttattatctACGTACGTAATTCACGAGTACTTTTTTTGCATATCACatacttgaatttaaattgaGAAGATAATCTGTATTAGAGGTACGTGAACTTGAGAACTCAATAAGGCTGTCGGATCGCAAACTCTATAAAAGCTGGGAGGCGTTACGTGACAACAATGATTCAGCTGCGTTTGAGCCCTTGCTAGAGGAGATCAAGGTATCCTAAAATCTTTTGAGACTGTATTatgtacgttttatttttaaaagctgaTGTAGATTTTGATGATTTATGAATAGAATCTTAacctttttaatacaatttataggtttattaatttaaagacaaatacattttaatcaatatcataGATAAAAGACTTCGAAGATAATGGACTTTATGATAGTTTGGTTTTGGTAAAATATGAAAtgactatttataatatcttgttTTA carries:
- the LOC113391445 gene encoding uncharacterized protein LOC113391445, whose protein sequence is MDSGSSGRQSRLLGRLLGKLRGEHRYSTLDKNFSFTSTGMSESIGCGSNEDNDTAQQADVSSGTIDDAQFAANIDLRYGGQYLTPEQLPEFCNQLHHLVEVIRNIQSYAKVTDEYPSELERRLECEAREVVALAREVRNARDSASRTRLQRRALRSQRAQMIAHLAKLREAEVRELENSIRLSDRKLYKSWEALRDNNDSAAFEPLLEEIKNKQAALDCLIRLIENRRRSIPIARAPHPLPPPPGEDEDVVHIGGIRKRQDTRRNNKRRRKESSREPRSMPLSGEPSHHSPQQVTLYIQGPGVVSESTSRFRAGSAGAVTLGSLELPTPASVRDILFFTTD